Within the Syngnathoides biaculeatus isolate LvHL_M chromosome 13, ASM1980259v1, whole genome shotgun sequence genome, the region AGCATCACGACAGCTCATGACATTCTCCTCGAGAAGCCTTCCGGAAGATGGGGGCCGACTCCTCAGGCCTCCGAGAACAGCTCGTCAGGTCCCGGCACCGGACCCCACGGACGGACGGCGGGTCCGGTCCAAAGTCTGAAGCTTCAAGACGGAGAAGCGGGTGTTATTTGCAGGTGTGCACATCGTAGACCTTGACGCACTCCTGACAGCTGACGTAGCAGCACCAGTGGAAAATGCAGTGGCACTTCTCTTTGCGCCTCTCCGTCCGGGTGTTGTGCCCGCGACCGCAGCAAAGCAGGTCGCAGCCGTCGATGCCGTGCGACGTCAGGTTGCAGATGCGGTCGCGGGTGCCGAACGAGCCCGTCTCGGCGTTGGGGTCGCAGAAGTTGGGCGAGCCCTCGTAGTACACCAGGTCGCGCTCGGTGGGGGGCTTGAAGTAGTTGTACCTGGGCCGCAGGGTCTCCACCCAGCCGCGCGACTCCTTGTGCTTCTCCACCACCATCTCCGAGGCGCTATCGTACTTGTCCTTCATGTAGTCACCGATGACCCTGAAGTCCGGCTGAGACCACCAGCACGTCTTCACCTCGCAGCTGCCCGACAGCCCGTGGCACTTACACTTCAGAAAAATGTTGTCGTTTAGAGACTGAGGAGGAAATAAGGAAGAGGTTTCTTTGTTAGTGGGCGGGCCCGTCGCCAAGCTTGCAACTCAGTTATCGATCACTTAACCAATCAGTTTTTTACGatcaaaaaaacagaaaatgttatTAATCCTTTCTAGGTGcccccccacattttttttactttggtttcgTATTTATAAGTCACCATAAAATGGAATGTAAATAATTACTTTTATTGTTGTAGATAGTGTAATTACTAaccctttaaggggcgtggcctaatGAGTGACATCAGGAAAATGGCCAGTTCAATAAATGGCTTGAAGTGCATTGGAAACTACTTTCTTGTCCAACATTTTAGTTACATTGGAGTTACCAAAGTCAATTCGAAATGGGACTATTTTTGCAACcaatatgatttttaaaaaattgggcCAACTGGCCCACAATACTGTTTGTCAATCAGCATCTCTTTGGAGTATGATCAATTTAATGTTCAGGAGGTGGAAGTCCCCTCTCAAGGCACATTTACCAATATCGCTGCtcaccacttaaaaaaaaaaacgacaacttCACCATAGCAACGTGCGCAAGAATAACACAGGTGAGCTCACCATCCGTCCCGCTTCGTTGTTATGGCGATTCATGGCCGAGCGCGCGTCAGGACGGTTCT harbors:
- the wnt3a gene encoding protein Wnt-3a isoform X2 yields the protein MIFAGCFLLLLCGLTRVMASYPIWWSLAVGHQYSSLSTQPILCSSIPGLVPKQLRFCRNYVEIMPSVAEGVKIGIQECQHQFRGRRWNCTTVNDNLAIFGPVLDKATRESAFVHAIASAGVAFAVTRACADGSATICGCDTRHKGPPGEGWKWGGCSEDVDFGGMVSREFADARENRPDARSAMNRHNNEAGRMSLNDNIFLKCKCHGLSGSCEVKTCWWSQPDFRVIGDYMKDKYDSASEMVVEKHKESRGWVETLRPRYNYFKPPTERDLVYYEGSPNFCDPNAETGSFGTRDRICNLTSHGIDGCDLLCCGRGHNTRTERRKEKCHCIFHWCCYVSCQECVKVYDVHTCK
- the wnt3a gene encoding protein Wnt-3a isoform X3, coding for MRTPVAITCEAISYPFRSLIESLNDRACQPRVFLSRCLMSHQLTTRESAFVHAIASAGVAFAVTRACADGSATICGCDTRHKGPPGEGWKWGGCSEDVDFGGMVSREFADARENRPDARSAMNRHNNEAGRMSLNDNIFLKCKCHGLSGSCEVKTCWWSQPDFRVIGDYMKDKYDSASEMVVEKHKESRGWVETLRPRYNYFKPPTERDLVYYEGSPNFCDPNAETGSFGTRDRICNLTSHGIDGCDLLCCGRGHNTRTERRKEKCHCIFHWCCYVSCQECVKVYDVHTCK